DNA from Stutzerimonas decontaminans:
TGATGTTCTTCGGTGTCGCCGAGCCAGTGATGCACTTTCTCTCACCACCGACCGGCGAAGGCGGCACCACGCTCGCTGCGCGCGAAGCGATGAAGATCACCTTCTTCCACTGGGGCCTGCATGCCTGGTCGATCTACGCCATCGTGGCGATGATCCTGGCCTACTTCGCCTATCGCCACGGTCTGCCGCTGACGTTGCGCTCGGCGCTCTATCCGCTGATCGGCGAGCGCATCTACGGGCCGATCGGCCATGCCGTGGATATCTTCGCCATCATCGGTACCGTACTCGGGGTCGCCACGTCGCTGGGCCTGGGCGTCACCCAGATCAACACCGGCCTGAACCACCTCTATGGCCTGCCGATCTCCGTGCCGGTGCAGATCGGCCTGATCATCGCCACCACGCTGCTGGCCACGGTTTCAGTGGTTACCGGACTGGACAAGGGCGTGCGCCGGCTGTCCGAGCTGAACCTGACGCTGGCAGCACTGTTGTTGCTGATGGTGCTCGTTGCCGGGCCGACGGTGTTCATCCTGCAGACGTTCGTGCAGAACACTGGCAGCTACCTGTCAGACATCGTCGACAAGACCTTCAACCTCTACGCCTACGAGCCGAACGACTGGATCGGCGGCTGGACGCTGTTCTACTGGGGCTGGTGGCTGGCCTGGTCGCCCTTCGTCGGGCTGTTCATCGCGCGTATCTCGCGCGGCCGGACGATCCGCGAGTTCGTCGCCGGCGTACTGCTGGTACCGACCGCCTTCACCCTGCTGTGGATGACCGTGTTTGGTGACACCGCGATTCACATGATTCTCTGGGAGCACGTGACCAGCCTTGGCGAAGCGATCGAACGCGACAGCTCGCTGGCCCTGTTCGCCTTCCTCGAGCACTTCCCGTTCTCGGCGCTCATCTCGCTGATCGCCATCATCATGGTGGTGGTGTTCTTCGTCACTTCGGCGGACTCCGGCGCGCTGGTGGTGGACATGCTCGCCTCCGGCGGGCAGCAGGGCACGCCTGTATGGCAACGGATCTTCTGGGCCGTTTCCATGGGCGGCGTGGCCATCGCGCTGCTGCTGGCGGATGGTCTGACCGCATTGCAGACCGCCACCATCGCCAGTGCCCTGCCCTTCACCATTGCCCTGCTCTGCTCGATGTGGGGCCTGCTCAAGGCGCTGCGCCTGGACGCGACCAAGCAGGGGCTGCGCTACCAGGCCCTGAGCACCTCGCCCAGCGCGCCGCGCAGCGCGGGTGGCTGGCAGCGCCGACTGCGCACGTTGATGTTGTTCCCGCGGCGCGCCCATGTGGTGCGCTTCATCACCGAAGTGGTGCGCCCGGCCTACGACGACATCGCCGAGGAAATGCGCAAGCAGGGATATGTGGTCGAGATCAGCGAAGGCGATGACCGGCGCCTGCGCTTCGAAATCACCCATGATGGCGAGCCGGATTTCATCTACGAGGTTCGCCCGCGCGCCTATGCCATGCCGAGCTTCGTTGCCAGCAGCGAGGACGACGAGCGCGAGGAGCGCAAGTACTTCCGCGCCGAGGTGCACCTGAAGGAAGGCGGCCAGGATTACGACGTGATGGGCTGGAGCCGCGAGGACGTCATCAGCGACATCCTCGGCCAGTACGAAAAGCACATGCACTTCCTGCACATGGTCCGCTGAATCGGTTAGCGTCCTGGCCGCTGGGCCAGGACGCACCTGATCAGTGCATCAGTGCATCAGTGCGCCACGCCAGCCGCCAAGCGCTCGGCACTCATGAAACTCACCAACTCGGCCAGCGGCAACGGCTGGCTGACCAGGTAACCCTGCACCTGCTGCGTTCCGAACTGGCGCAACAGTTCGAGCTGTTCAGTGCTTTCGACGCCCTCGGCGACCACTTCCAGGCCGAGGTTGTGCGCCAGCCCGACCATCGCCTGCACCAGCTGCAGTTTCTCCGGCCGCACGACCATACCGGCGACGAAGCTCTTGTCGATCTTCAGCAGGGTGATCGGCAGACTGGACAGGTGCACGAACGACGAAAACCCGGTACCGAAGTCGTCCAGCGAGAAGCGCACACCCAGTTCGCCCAGCGCGTGCATGGCACTCTGCACCTGCTCGCTGCGGCGCATTACCGCCGTTTCGGTGAGTTCGAATTCCAGCCAGTGCGGATCGATGTCGCGTTCTTCTATCAGGCGGTTCAGCGTTGGCAGCAGCTGGCTGTCCTGAAACTGGCGGAAGGACAGGTTGATCGCCATGTGCAGCGAATCCGCCCCGCCTTCGTGCAGGCTTTGCAGGTCGCGCAGCGCTCGGGCGATCACCCAGTAGCCCAGCGGCACGATGAGCCCGCTCTCCTCGGCCATGGGAATGAAGGCATCCGGCCCCAGCAGCCCTCTTTCCGGGTGCAGCCAGCGCACCAGCGCCTCCAGGCCGACGATGCGCCCGCTGTCCAGGCACAGGCGCGGCTGGTAGTGCAGTTCCAGTTCACCACGGCGCAGGGCGCGGCGCAGCTCGCCCTCCTGATCGGCCAGGCTGCGCGCGCTGCGACTGACCTGCTCGTCATAGAAACACCAGGTGCAGCCCTGGCGGGCTTTGGCCTGGCGCATGGCGATCTGCGCGTGCCAGAGCAGCGGATCGGCCTTGATACCCTCGCTCACCCGCGCCAAGCCGAGACTGCAGCCAAGCATCAGACTCTCGCCCTCTACCCAGTAGGGCTCCGCCAGGGCTTCGACGATGCGATCGGCAACCTCCTCGGCGCGCTCGGGCTCGTTGCGGGTATCGAGCAGCAGGGCGAACTCGTCACCGCCCAGCCGTGCCAGCATGTCGCCGACCTCCAGCTGCGCCTTCAGCCGCGCCACCACCTGCAGGATCAGTCGGTCCCCGGCCTGATGGCCGAGCGCGTCATTGACGTGGCGGAAGTTGTCGAGATCCAGATAACCGAGCACCAGGCCCTGTTCCTGATGCTCGGCCAGGGCATCGCGCAGCAGGGTCTGGAAGCCCTGGCGGTTGACGATACCGGTGTGCGGGTCCTGCTCGGCGAGCTTGCGCAAGGTGCCCTGCAGGTTGCAGCGTTCACGCACGTAACGCAGGCAGCGACGCAGCACTTCGGGGCTCAGCTGATCGGCCACCAGCCAGTCGACTGCGCCTTCCGGCATTTGCGCCGGCTCCTCGTCGAGCAGCAGGATCAGAGGCCAGGGATAGCGTCCGGGAGCCGGCCGGCATTGTGGCGTGGCCAATAACAGACAGGGCGACTCGAGCTGCTCCCTGACCGACTCCCAGTCAGACGCAACGACCAGCCGCTCAGTGCAGTGCGAACCCTGCAGGCAGGCACGCAGCCGCTCGGCCCACTCGGGGCGCTCGGCCCGCAACAGCAGCGGCATGGTTTGGACAGGCGCTGGCAAGCGACCTCCGGACTCGATAGGTTTGCAGACGGGCGAAGCTACCCGGGCTTCCAGCACAGTCCCTTGCAAACGCCCTGCCTCCTGCAGCGCGCACAAGACTAATCCATTATTTCGTTCAGCCAAGCCCCATGCGCGACGATCGGCGTTTTATTGAGCACGCAGCGGGCCGGCATCCACCCATCAGCCTGTTAAACTCCCGCCCCCGCTTCGAATGACCTGAATACCATGTCCCGACTCAACCCTCGGCAGCAGGAAGCCGTGAACTACGTCGGCGGCCCACTTCTGGTGCTCGCCGGTGCCGGCTCCGGCAAGACCAGCGTGATCACTCGCAAGATCGCCTATCTGGTGCAGCACTGCGGCATCCAGGCCCGCCATATTGTCGCCATGACCTTCACCAACAAGGCCGCGCGCGAGATGAAGGAGCGCGTCGGCAGCCTGCTCAAGGGCGCCGAGGCGCGCGGCCTGACCGTGTCCACATTCCACAATCTGGGCATGAACATCATCCGCAAGGAATACGCGCGCCTGGGCTACAAGCCCGGCTTCTCGATCTTCGATGACGGCGACATCAAGGCGCTGCTCACCGACATCATGCAGAAGGAGTATTCCGGCGACGACGGCGCCGATGAGATCAAGAACTACATCGACAGCTGGAAGAACGACCTGATTCTGCCCGACGAAGCCCTGGCCAACGCGCGCAACCCCAAGGAGCAGACCGCCGCCATCGTCTACCTGCACTACCAGCGTACGCTCAAGGCGTACAACGCGGTGGACTTCAACGACCTGATCCTGCTGCCGGTGAAACTCTTCCAAGAGCACGCCGACATTCTGGAGAAGTGGCAGAACCGCATCCGCTACCTGCTGGTTGACGAATATCAGGACACCAACGCCAGCCAATACCTGCTGGTGAAGCTGCTGGTGGGTATGCGCAACCAGTTCACCGTGGTCGGTGACGACGACCAGTCGATCTACGCCTGGCGTGGCGCGCGTCCGGAAAACCTGATGCTGCTGAAGGAGGATTACCCCTCGCTGAAGGTGGTGATGCTGGAGCAGAACTACCGCTCCACCAGCCGCATCCTCAAGTGCGCCAACATCCTCATCGCCAACAACCCGCACGTGTTCGAGAAGCAGCTGTGGTCGGAGATGGGCCATGGCGACGAGATCCGCGTGATCCGCACGCGCAACGAGGACGCCGAGTGCGAGCGCGTAGCACTGGAAATCCTCACCGAGCACCTGCGTACCCAGCGCCCCTACAGCGACTTCGCCATCCTCTATCGCGGCAACTACCAGGCCAAGCTGATGGAGCTGAAGCTGCAGCACCACCAGATTCCCTATCGCCTGTCCGGCGGCACCAGCTTCTTCGCCCGCCAGGAGGTGAAGGACCTGATGAGCTACTTCCGCCTCTTGGTCAACCCGGACGACGACAACGCCTTCCTGCGCGTGATCAACGTGCCGCGCCGCGAGATCGGTTCCACCACCCTGGAAAAGCTCGGCAACTACGCCAGCGAGCGCGGCATCTCGATGTATGCCGCCGCCGACGAGATCGGCCTCGGCGCGCATCTGGACAGCCGCTACGCCGAGCGCCTGTCACGCTTCAAGCACTGGATGGACAACGTGCGCCAGCAGTGCGCGCAGAACGACCCGATCGCCGCCATCCGCAGCATGGTGATGGACATCGACTACGAGAACTGGCTGCGCCAGAACGCCTCCAGCGACAAGGTGGCCGACGCGCGCATGGGCAACGTCTGGTTTCTCGTCGATGCGCTGAAGAGCACGCTGGAGAAAGACGAAGACGGCGACATGACCATCGAGGACGCCATCGGCAAGCTGGTGCTGCGCGACATGCTCGAACGTCAGCAGGAAGAGGAAGAAGGTGCCGAAGGTGTGCAGATGATGACCATGCACGCCTCGAAGGGCCTGGAATTTCCCTCGGTGTACATCATCGGCTTCGAGGAAGAGATCCTGCCGCACCGCTCCAGCATCGAGGCCGACACCATCGAGGAAGAGCGGCGCCTGGCCTACGTCGGCATCACTCGCGCCAAGCGCAACCTGGCGCTGACCTTTGCCGCCAAACGCAAACAGTATGGCGAGGTGATCGACTGCACGCCGAGCCGCTTCCTCGACGAGCTGCCGCCGGAGGACCTGGTCTGGGAAGGCCAGGAGGACGCGCCGGTGGAGGTCAAGGCCGCGCGCGGCAACGACGCGCTGGCGGCGATGCGGGCGATGCTCAAGCGTTGAGAAAAGCCGCGACAGGCGAAGCTACGGAGCTGATGTCCAAAGAGCTTCGCCCCGAGGTCGGGCCTCCCACGAAAGTGGCCTGCAAACACCGCGGCCGGCAGCAGGAGCGCCCTGGCCATGATAGAGACTGCGGACCGACGCCAAGTCAAAGGCCTCGCCCCGAGGTAGGCGACAAGGGCAAGCTGCTGCATACCGCTTCCCTGTGGGAGGCGCGCCCTCGCGGCGATGCAGGTTGAAGGACCGGCGCCAACCATAAGCCTGACACCGCTCTGCGCCTGAACTCCAAGCAACTTCCACTGATCTGTTTGTATCCCGTAACCCAACCGCGGCATGCTTTGCAGATTGCGGTTTCTGGAGGGATTCGATGTACCACGGCGAACGCTTCAATGCCTGGACGCACCTGATCGGTGCAGTTCTGGCGAGTCTGGGTGCCATCTGGCTGCTGGTGCTGGCGGCGCTCGACGGCGAGCTGGCGAAGATCGTCAGTGCCGCGATCTACGGCCTCAGCCTGATCCTGCTCTACAGCATCTCGACGCTGTACCACAGCCTGCGCGGACGGGCGAAGGTGGTCATGCGCAAGCTCGATCACCTGTCGATCTATCTGCTGATCGCCGGCAGCTACACGCCGTTCTGCCTGGTCACTCTGGCCGGGCCCTGGGGCTGGACGCTGTTCGGCATCGTCTGGGGCCTCGCCGTTATCGGCATGCTGCAGGAGATCAAGCCGCGCTCCGAGGCGCGGGTGCTGTCACTGGTGATCTACGCGGTGATGGGCTGGATCGTGCTGGTGGCGGTCAAGCCGCTGCTGGCGGCGCTCGGCGGTGCCGGCTTCGCCTGGCTGCTGGCCGGCGGCATCTGCTACACGGTGGGTATCGTGTTCTTCGTCTTCGACGACCGCTTCCGCCACTGGCACGGCATCTGGCACATCTTCGTGATGGTCGGCAGCCTGCTGCACTTCATCGCGATTCTGTTCTACGTGATCTGACTCAGCGTTGTTCGTCCAGCGCCGCCGCGCTGCCGAGCACGGCTTCCAGCTCGTCCGCCGCGGCGCGCAGCCGGGGCACGAACTCCAGCAGCTGCGCCATCGAGCAGCGAATCACCGGCGCATGGCTGAACAGGCAGGCCAGCAGCTCGCCGTCGGCATCCCGCACCGGCACCGCACAGGCGACCATGCCGTCGATGAACTCCTCGCAATCGGTGCCCAGCTGTTCTTCACGCACCCGCGCCAGATCGTCACGCAGCGCGCTGAGGTCAGTCAGCGTGTTGCGCGCCATCCGTTGCAGCGGCAGGCGCGGCAGCACCCGCTCCAGTTGCTCCGGCGACAGCGAGGCCAGGTAGAGCTTGCCACTGGCGGTGCACCAGAGCGGCGTGTGGCTACCGATCGGCAGGTTGATCTGCAACGGCCAGTTGGTCTGCACCCGGTCGAAATAGAGCATGTCCAGCCCATCCGGGATGGCCAGCCCGCAGGTTTCGCCGATGGCTTCGGAGAGCTGGCGCAGGATCGCCTGGCGCAGCGCCTTGTGCCGGCTGCTGCGCAGAATGTTCAGCGCCGCGACATGCAGCCGTTCGCCCGGCAGCAGGCCGCCACGCAGACCGAACTGCAGGAAGCCTTCCTTTTCCAGCGTCTGCACCAGCCGGTGCGCGCTAGCCTTGGGAATCTCCAGACGCTCGGCCAGCGCGGTCGGGCTGAGCGGCTCCTTCGCCGCGGCGACCGCCTCGATGATTTCCAGCACGCGGGTGATGGAGGAGCCTTTTTCGCGGGGAGTGCTGCGCATCGCCTGCCTTGTCGTTCGATGAGATGAGCGCCCCGCAGGGCGCGCACGAGTGTAGCGACCGGCACCGTCTGTG
Protein-coding regions in this window:
- the rep gene encoding DNA helicase Rep, with product MSRLNPRQQEAVNYVGGPLLVLAGAGSGKTSVITRKIAYLVQHCGIQARHIVAMTFTNKAAREMKERVGSLLKGAEARGLTVSTFHNLGMNIIRKEYARLGYKPGFSIFDDGDIKALLTDIMQKEYSGDDGADEIKNYIDSWKNDLILPDEALANARNPKEQTAAIVYLHYQRTLKAYNAVDFNDLILLPVKLFQEHADILEKWQNRIRYLLVDEYQDTNASQYLLVKLLVGMRNQFTVVGDDDQSIYAWRGARPENLMLLKEDYPSLKVVMLEQNYRSTSRILKCANILIANNPHVFEKQLWSEMGHGDEIRVIRTRNEDAECERVALEILTEHLRTQRPYSDFAILYRGNYQAKLMELKLQHHQIPYRLSGGTSFFARQEVKDLMSYFRLLVNPDDDNAFLRVINVPRREIGSTTLEKLGNYASERGISMYAAADEIGLGAHLDSRYAERLSRFKHWMDNVRQQCAQNDPIAAIRSMVMDIDYENWLRQNASSDKVADARMGNVWFLVDALKSTLEKDEDGDMTIEDAIGKLVLRDMLERQQEEEEGAEGVQMMTMHASKGLEFPSVYIIGFEEEILPHRSSIEADTIEEERRLAYVGITRAKRNLALTFAAKRKQYGEVIDCTPSRFLDELPPEDLVWEGQEDAPVEVKAARGNDALAAMRAMLKR
- a CDS encoding putative bifunctional diguanylate cyclase/phosphodiesterase, with the protein product MPLLLRAERPEWAERLRACLQGSHCTERLVVASDWESVREQLESPCLLLATPQCRPAPGRYPWPLILLLDEEPAQMPEGAVDWLVADQLSPEVLRRCLRYVRERCNLQGTLRKLAEQDPHTGIVNRQGFQTLLRDALAEHQEQGLVLGYLDLDNFRHVNDALGHQAGDRLILQVVARLKAQLEVGDMLARLGGDEFALLLDTRNEPERAEEVADRIVEALAEPYWVEGESLMLGCSLGLARVSEGIKADPLLWHAQIAMRQAKARQGCTWCFYDEQVSRSARSLADQEGELRRALRRGELELHYQPRLCLDSGRIVGLEALVRWLHPERGLLGPDAFIPMAEESGLIVPLGYWVIARALRDLQSLHEGGADSLHMAINLSFRQFQDSQLLPTLNRLIEERDIDPHWLEFELTETAVMRRSEQVQSAMHALGELGVRFSLDDFGTGFSSFVHLSSLPITLLKIDKSFVAGMVVRPEKLQLVQAMVGLAHNLGLEVVAEGVESTEQLELLRQFGTQQVQGYLVSQPLPLAELVSFMSAERLAAGVAH
- the betT gene encoding choline BCCT transporter BetT produces the protein MEAKQPSSSHLNAPVFYGSAVIILALVIYSVAFQSHAQTLFGDTQAWIIANVSWLYILAVALILLMVVLLAFSRYGDIKLGPDHSEPDYSALTWFAMLFSAGMGIGLMFFGVAEPVMHFLSPPTGEGGTTLAAREAMKITFFHWGLHAWSIYAIVAMILAYFAYRHGLPLTLRSALYPLIGERIYGPIGHAVDIFAIIGTVLGVATSLGLGVTQINTGLNHLYGLPISVPVQIGLIIATTLLATVSVVTGLDKGVRRLSELNLTLAALLLLMVLVAGPTVFILQTFVQNTGSYLSDIVDKTFNLYAYEPNDWIGGWTLFYWGWWLAWSPFVGLFIARISRGRTIREFVAGVLLVPTAFTLLWMTVFGDTAIHMILWEHVTSLGEAIERDSSLALFAFLEHFPFSALISLIAIIMVVVFFVTSADSGALVVDMLASGGQQGTPVWQRIFWAVSMGGVAIALLLADGLTALQTATIASALPFTIALLCSMWGLLKALRLDATKQGLRYQALSTSPSAPRSAGGWQRRLRTLMLFPRRAHVVRFITEVVRPAYDDIAEEMRKQGYVVEISEGDDRRLRFEITHDGEPDFIYEVRPRAYAMPSFVASSEDDEREERKYFRAEVHLKEGGQDYDVMGWSREDVISDILGQYEKHMHFLHMVR
- a CDS encoding IclR family transcriptional regulator, with protein sequence MRSTPREKGSSITRVLEIIEAVAAAKEPLSPTALAERLEIPKASAHRLVQTLEKEGFLQFGLRGGLLPGERLHVAALNILRSSRHKALRQAILRQLSEAIGETCGLAIPDGLDMLYFDRVQTNWPLQINLPIGSHTPLWCTASGKLYLASLSPEQLERVLPRLPLQRMARNTLTDLSALRDDLARVREEQLGTDCEEFIDGMVACAVPVRDADGELLACLFSHAPVIRCSMAQLLEFVPRLRAAADELEAVLGSAAALDEQR
- the trhA gene encoding PAQR family membrane homeostasis protein TrhA; amino-acid sequence: MYHGERFNAWTHLIGAVLASLGAIWLLVLAALDGELAKIVSAAIYGLSLILLYSISTLYHSLRGRAKVVMRKLDHLSIYLLIAGSYTPFCLVTLAGPWGWTLFGIVWGLAVIGMLQEIKPRSEARVLSLVIYAVMGWIVLVAVKPLLAALGGAGFAWLLAGGICYTVGIVFFVFDDRFRHWHGIWHIFVMVGSLLHFIAILFYVI